The following DNA comes from Pontibacillus halophilus JSM 076056 = DSM 19796.
ATGGCTGAACCTACTCAAATTAAAGAAGAGCGGTTTACGACTGCGTTGGAACAGTTGAAGCAGTCCCCGCCATTTGCGAAAGCGAAATATCAGACGGATGTCTACCAAGAAGCGAATCGGCTTCTACAGACGAAAGCTGGTTTAGAGCTTTTATACCAGTATGCTGACCAGTATGACGAGAGCGGCGTGTTTCAAGATGGGCCTTGGGAGAAAGCCGAAAAGCTCCAACCCCCACTTGTTGCAGGTTCTCTCCAAGCCAAAGGATTGCCGATGATTATTGAAGTGCTTAGCGAGCTGCGAATGTTGGCACTCGCTAAGGACAAATATTCCCACCCTGTTGTCACACCATCGATGGCGGAAGAATTTCTGAACGAAGTCATGGTACTCAACTTAGACCTTCTCTTTCCGAATGCCTCGGAAAGCTCTCGGATTGAGAAACGAGAGAACCTACACCTATCCCAACAACTGCTGCAATTTATTATCAAATACCTCTCCCCTAAAGCCATTGTGACCACACTTGTGAAAGAAATACAGCGCTTAACCGCCCAACGTCCGATTATGATTAACCGTACCGTCTCCATGATTGCCATGGCGAAGGAATTACTCGCATCAGGAGACGAATCGTATGAAGCTGAAACGTTGAAGGAATACATTTCAGCCATTGAAGGTCCTTCCCTGCTGAGCCGCCAATATCCACAGGTACAGCGGTATCGGATTCAACTGAAGGACTTGTCTAAACAAGAGTTAATTTCTGAAAGTAAATCCTTTGCTACCTCCATGAGGCATACGGGTCTCGTAGCGCCACAGCATGCGACGTTAGTTCGGTTCTTAAACCGTCATGCGCCTGAAGTGCTCCCCTTTGCCCTTGGGCTTAATAGCAAAGGAAAAGCAAATTTAGAGGAACATGCAGAACTTGTTGGTCAGGTAATCAAGACCGCAATCTACCCTGCGACGAAACAGTCGATTTACGGGCTTGCACTCATGCTTGAACGAGGCGTGCTCTCATCGGCACCTGTTACACCTGGACTCCGTCGACTCATCGAACTTGATATTCGTGCAGACGTTCGTAACACTTTGTTCCAGGCTGCACATCAAGGGGACGGACTTACAGCAAATACACTGCTCCTATCAGGCGTAATTAACGTACTCGGACAGCCGCTAGGCGTTGGCCAAGGCATGAATCCAACGTGTCAGGCTGCACGGGGTATTAGTCTATGGGCTCAGCACGCTCCTGGAATGCTCCTAGAACTGATTCCGCGTGCGGCGCGAGATGGTGACCTTGACTTTACATTTGAGGGAGTCCAAATCCATTCGAAGGATTTATCAGGTGGGCTGGCTCCGGAATTACATAAGGAGCTTGACCCTGTGTCTCTCGTTCTCGTCCCTCACCTCGACCGTATTTACAGTGAGATGATGACCCGCGTTTCGTTACGTGGAGAAGACGGGCATCGATGGGTCAATCCTTCTTTCTATGGAAGCTGGGTACAGCGGGGGTTCTCGACTGCCATTGATCCTATTACAGGCAACATCGTAGATTATGCCGGCTTTGTCCGCTTGTTCTATGCCACACATCACCCAGAGTACAACGATGACTATGAGTTGATCTATCCGAACCCTGTTGGCATATTCATTACGAATGTCCATGGGAAAATGCTCGGATTCCATGCTGTGTCCATCCAGCGAATTGCGAAGTTTAACGAACAGTATCGCATTTACTTCTATAACCCGAACAACGACAGCTCCCAAAACTGGGGACAAGGAATCGAACCGACCGTACTCGGACATGGCGAGCTAGAAGGCGAATGCTCGCTTCCTTTCCATGAGTTCGTGTCTCGACTCTATGCGTATCATTACAACCCGTACGAACAAGGCGAGTCCTATGCTGTCGAGGATGAACATGTCCATCAAGTTCAACAACTCGCAAAAGCTAGCTGGGGACAAGAATATACGTGGATGTAGAAGAAGACCGTCAGTGGCATACTGACGGTCTTTCTGTATCCTATGTATAAGACAACCTTCATTCTCCGTATGTATGGTATAAAGGGGGGAGAATGATGGACATTCTACTTGCATCTGGAGGTTGCTTAGCAGCTGGGATCTACATTGGATATCGACTATCAACGTCAAGGCGCAAATCGAAACAAACCGAGACCCTCCACGTGTTCTTCTCAAGAACCTCCCCATCATTGAAGCCATCCATTACCGATACCATCTCTCAGGCTGAGGCTACGATTGAGGTGGCCACCTCCCTACTGACCGACCGAAATATTATTGGTGAACTGTGCCACGCTTCGAAACGCGGGGTCCGTGTAAGAGTACTAGTAGACCGACATCAACTCACAGATGACAGCGACTGTATTAAGCTCGCCCGCCTCCTTCACGACTACGGTGTTCAAATCAAGACGCATCAACATGAAGGGACATTGAATCTATCCCTCCTCTTGTGTGATAAGCAGCAACTGCTTACGGGCTCTCCTCCTTTTAGTCGGCACGCCTTCCAACACAACGATGAAATTCTCTTTCTATGCAAAGAATCCTCCGCCATCCATACGTGTTCACGCCGCTTTGAAGAAATGTGGGATGAAGCGGTGAGCTATGCCTTTTACTCCTATAAATAATGAATATCCTATTGAAAATCGAAACACATGACCTTTCTTCTAAACTTTGATACATTGAAGTAGAAATGAGGTGGAAAAAATGAACATTACAATTCTTGGCGCAGGGGCTTTAGGCGCTTATTTCGGAGCCCGTTGGCAGGAAGCGGGCGCACATGTCCAGTTCCTCGTTCGACCCGGGCGAGCACGACAATTACGTACATATGGCATGCACGTTGTAAGTGTACATGGTGATGTGACCATTAAGGATCCAACTATTGTGGAAAAGACTGAGAACCTTGATGAGACCGACCTTGTCGTAGTAGGCGTGAAAGGCTATCACCTGCAAGGAGCATTGCCCACGCTGAAGACTCTCGTTGAAGGCGGAGCGAAAGTATTGCCACTCCTAAATGGGATTGAACATTTGTATACGCTGCAGAAGGAACTTGGGGAAGAGAACGTTCTTGGCGGGCTTTCGTATATCATTGCAACGTTAGATGATCGTGGACATGTTGTTCATACGAGCGACTTGCACGACATTCACTTCGGCCCACTTC
Coding sequences within:
- a CDS encoding phospholipase D-like domain-containing protein; this encodes MDILLASGGCLAAGIYIGYRLSTSRRKSKQTETLHVFFSRTSPSLKPSITDTISQAEATIEVATSLLTDRNIIGELCHASKRGVRVRVLVDRHQLTDDSDCIKLARLLHDYGVQIKTHQHEGTLNLSLLLCDKQQLLTGSPPFSRHAFQHNDEILFLCKESSAIHTCSRRFEEMWDEAVSYAFYSYK